The proteins below come from a single Thermomicrobium sp. 4228-Ro genomic window:
- a CDS encoding carbohydrate ABC transporter permease, translating to MAEKAAGAVRPAMARREAVLESRLPRVGQWLPLLVIAPSVVAILVFVYGFILWTTLVSVSRWQGIVPDFTFVGFRNYATIFLSYRFQSDLRNTIVFTVFFLLGSLAIGLLLAVLLDSKVRGESFFRTVYLFPMAISFVVTGTAWQWLFVPGTPQEPTGLNLLFRKLGLPIFIDWSTTSDVWPNGGLQVEWLRVPLGIPLAMLPVIIAAIWQMSGFTMAMYLAALRGIPDELREAARVDGASEWQVFRYITFPLLQPITLSAVIVLGHISLKIFDLIMTQTGGGPGFATDVPGIFMYETTFKSNKYAEGASIAIVMLVMVSILIVPYLIWRLRSETER from the coding sequence ATGGCGGAAAAGGCGGCGGGGGCGGTCCGGCCGGCCATGGCCCGACGGGAGGCGGTTCTCGAGTCCCGCCTCCCGCGTGTCGGCCAGTGGCTTCCTCTCCTCGTGATCGCTCCGTCTGTGGTAGCGATTCTCGTGTTCGTGTACGGCTTCATCCTCTGGACGACACTGGTCTCGGTGAGTCGCTGGCAAGGAATCGTCCCTGATTTCACCTTCGTCGGGTTCCGTAACTATGCGACGATCTTTTTGTCCTACCGTTTCCAGAGCGACCTCCGGAATACGATCGTCTTCACGGTCTTTTTCTTGCTCGGTTCGCTGGCGATCGGCCTCCTCCTCGCGGTCCTCCTCGACTCGAAGGTGCGAGGAGAGTCGTTCTTCCGGACAGTGTATCTTTTCCCGATGGCGATCTCCTTCGTGGTGACCGGCACTGCCTGGCAATGGCTTTTCGTGCCCGGGACGCCCCAAGAGCCGACTGGCCTGAACTTGCTCTTTCGGAAGCTGGGACTGCCGATCTTCATCGACTGGAGCACCACGTCCGACGTCTGGCCCAACGGCGGCTTGCAGGTCGAGTGGCTCCGCGTACCGCTCGGAATCCCGCTCGCCATGCTCCCTGTCATCATCGCCGCTATCTGGCAGATGTCCGGCTTCACGATGGCGATGTATTTGGCCGCCTTGCGGGGAATCCCCGACGAACTCCGCGAAGCAGCTCGCGTGGACGGTGCCAGCGAGTGGCAGGTCTTCCGCTATATAACCTTTCCCCTCTTGCAGCCGATCACCCTCAGTGCCGTGATCGTCCTCGGCCACATTTCCCTCAAGATCTTCGACCTCATCATGACTCAGACCGGCGGCGGTCCCGGCTTCGCGACTGACGTACCGGGCATCTTCATGTACGAGACGACCTTCAAGAGCAACAAGTACGCCGAGGGCGCAAGCATCGCCATCGTCATGCTGGTGATGGTCTCGATACTCATCGTCCCCTACTTGATCTGGCGACTGCGATCGGAGACCGAGCGATGA
- a CDS encoding carbohydrate ABC transporter permease, with the protein MSAPRIPAPTIRLSQLAKYAILLAFAVFYLLPVYLMFITGMKSFAEVNINRMWDLPSGLRFDSFQAAWNTLRLSFLNSLQMVIPATVISSLLGSLNGYVLAKWRFRGSDVLFTAILFGMFIPYQSILIPLVLTLQRLGLYGSISGLILTHVVYGIPITTLIFRNYYASIPTELLEAAKVDGAGFFNIYWRIILPLSATGFVVVAIWQFTSIWNEFLFGLVITNSPEQRPVTVALQNIAGSQYTMWNVQMAGALLVALPTLLVYILLGRYFLRGLLAGSLKG; encoded by the coding sequence ATGAGCGCGCCACGGATACCCGCTCCCACGATCCGACTGTCTCAGCTTGCGAAATACGCGATTTTGCTCGCCTTCGCAGTGTTCTATCTTCTGCCTGTCTACCTTATGTTCATTACGGGAATGAAAAGTTTCGCCGAAGTGAACATTAACCGCATGTGGGACCTTCCGTCCGGTCTGCGCTTCGACAGTTTCCAGGCAGCCTGGAACACGCTACGTCTCAGCTTCCTCAACAGCCTGCAGATGGTGATTCCCGCTACCGTCATCTCGAGCCTTCTCGGCTCGCTCAACGGTTACGTCCTGGCCAAGTGGCGATTCCGCGGCTCCGATGTCCTCTTCACCGCGATCCTGTTCGGAATGTTCATTCCCTACCAGAGTATCCTCATCCCGCTCGTCTTGACCCTGCAGCGCCTCGGTCTTTACGGATCTATCAGTGGACTCATCCTCACCCATGTGGTCTACGGCATTCCGATCACGACGCTCATCTTCCGCAACTACTATGCCTCCATTCCTACTGAACTTCTCGAAGCAGCGAAAGTGGATGGTGCCGGGTTTTTCAATATCTATTGGCGCATCATCCTTCCGCTCTCCGCAACCGGCTTCGTCGTCGTGGCGATCTGGCAATTCACCTCGATTTGGAACGAGTTCCTCTTCGGACTCGTCATCACGAACTCGCCAGAACAGAGACCGGTGACGGTTGCCCTGCAGAACATCGCCGGAAGTCAGTACACGATGTGGAACGTCCAGATGGCCGGGGCGCTTCTCGTCGCGCTGCCCACTCTACTGGTCTACATCCTTCTGGGTCGCTACTTCCTGCGTGGCTTGCTGGCGGGTTCGCTCAAGGGTTAG